A region from the Pararge aegeria chromosome Z, ilParAegt1.1, whole genome shotgun sequence genome encodes:
- the LOC120636294 gene encoding angiopoietin-related protein 2 isoform X1 yields the protein MRRVEALDSRVNDNIHKTDAIISKLSNLDFKLFSHIVPGDEQSVTDNINSRKNDNKINSANMLDKKLESLDQKVSDIDTKLVGLKTQIDNNFLPVDDINAEASEKKPINLNVIEIAKGLNTEVINEITKEVDQLRTSMSTVDRKLQFHINLVSENLGKVLYMMADVHAAIVEPESASINVNNIFKNRTVTSTQSPVQKASKIDTLVNKIIPMMSVSEKMDEVWDVVVGTKSSVDDLVPKSDELLTQTQRQERAIGQIHNDLRLKTNLIIENLDIVEKRLKKQEDDVATLAQRPVPAELLLDPTIDRLVEYAPNRYRVDEPSTDPTTSTIPMTTPPSYLINNSRFTKSNRHLIYSPTISSNSSSSPTGATVTVTPASTGSVGNSSGPTSPRPTSRKGGIIFPSVKNKPIIGNNTFASEIVANYKDVKGYSCVDLLNAGMRESGVYYLQIRGTTYWFLKVYCEQNVADGGWTVIHRRDDYGIPAENFNRDWGDYKNGFGDPSKEFWLGNENIYMLTNNDDYMLRVELEDFDGNKRYAQYSHFKIYSEAEYYKLEIEGYEGNAGDSLNDPWYGSNNSPFSTYNRDNDRSSLNCASMLKGGWWWKSCGRGLNGLYLHDPQDLTARQGIVWFRWRGWDYTLKRASMMIKPKGLQPNT from the exons ATGAGAAGAGTAGAGGCGCTAGATTCAAGAGTTAAtgacaatatacataaaactgACGCCATTATATCCAAACTGAGTAACTTAGATTTTAAACTTTTCAGTCACATTGTTCCAGGTGATGAACAGAGTGTTACAGACAATATAAATAGCAGAAAGaacgataataaaattaatagtgcTAACATGCTTGATAAAAAGCTGGAGTCCTTGGATCAAAAAGTTTCAGACATTGATACAAAATTAGTTggattaaaaacacaaatagaTAATAACTTCTTGCCTGTTGATGATATTAATGCAGAGGCAAGTGAAAAGAAGCCGATTAATCTCAACGTTATCGAAATAGCAAAAGGTCTTAACACAgaagtaataaatgaaataacaaaagaaGTAGATCAACTACGCACTTCAATGTCAACAGTAGACCGAAAATTACAATTCCACATTAATCTTGTCTCTGAAAACTTAGGAAAAGTGCTGTATATGATGGCTGACGTCCACGCAGCTATAGTGGAACCTGAATCCGCTTCCATTAATgttaacaacatttttaaaaatcgtaCAGTTACGAGTACACAGTCTCCAGTGCAGAAAGCTAGCAAAATTGATACATTAGTCAATAAAATTATTCCTATGATGAGTGTTTCGGAGAAAATGGATGAAGTATGGGATGTGGTGGTCGGAACAAAGAGCTCGGTTGACGATTTAGTCCCGAAGTCGGATGAACTCTTAACCCAAACACAACGACAAGAGCGCGCTATTGGCCAAATCCATAATGACTTACGTTTAAAAACAAATCTAATTATTGAAAATCTTGATATTGTGGAAAAAAGGCTAAAGAAACAGGAAGATGATGTAGCTACATTAGCACAGCGGCCAGTGCCTGCTGAATTACTGCTGGATCCTACTATCGACAGGCTGGTGGAGTATGCGCCAAACAGATATAGAGTGGACGAGCCCTCTACTGATCCTACTACTAGTACAATTCCGATGACCACTCCTCCGTCGTATCTAATTAACAACAG CCGTTTTACGAAGTCTAATCGTCATCTGATATACAGCCCGACAATTTCGAGCAACTCCAGTTCAAGTCCGACGGGTGCGACTGTAACTGTGACCCCGGCAAGTACTGGCAGCGTCGGCAACAGTTCTGGCCCCACTAGTCCTCGCCCCACGAGCCGCAAGGGTGGCATCATCTTTCCCAGCGTCAAAAACAAGCCCATCATCGGCAACAACACGTTCGCTTCGGAGATCGTCGCGAACTACAAGGACGTCAAA GGCTATTCGTGCGTGGACCTTCTAAACGCTGGTATGCGAGAGTCGGGCGTTTACTACCTGCAGATACGAGGCACTACGTACTGGTTCCTTAAAGTGTACTGTGAACAGAATGTTGCCGACGGCGGATGGACG GTTATCCACCGACGTGATGATTATGGTATCCCAGCAGAAAATTTCAACCGGGATTGGGGTGACTACAAAAATGGATTTGGTGATCCTAGCAAAGAGTTCTGGTTAGgcaatgaaaatatttacatgCTGACAAACAATGACGATTATATGCTTAGGGTGGAATTAGAAGACTTTGACGGTAACAAGAG GTATGCTCAATATTCGCACTTCAAGATATACTCTGAAGCGGAATACTACAAACTGGAGATCGAAGGCTACGAGGGAAATGCCGGCGATTCTCTGAACGACCCCTGGTACGGGTCAAACAACAGCCCCTTCTCTACATACAACAG AGATAACGACCGGTCGTCACTTAACTGCGCGTCCATGCTGAAAGGCGGATGGTGGTGGAAGTCATGCGGACGCGGCCTCAACGGCCTCTACCTGCATGACCCACAGGACCTCACAGCGAGACAAG GCATCGTTTGGTTCCGCTGGCGAGGCTGGGACTACACGCTCAAGCGAGCATCCATGATGATCAAGCCCAAAGGCTTGCAACCAAACACATGA
- the LOC120636294 gene encoding angiopoietin-related protein 2 isoform X3 — protein sequence MRRVEALDSRVNDNIHKTDAIISKLSNLDFKLFSHIVPGDEQSVTDNINSRKNDNKINSANMLDKKLESLDQKVSDIDTKLVGLKTQIDNNFLPVDDINAEASEKKPINLNVIEIAKGLNTEVINEITKEVDQLRTSMSTVDRKLQFHINLVSENLGKVLYMMADVHAAIVEPESASINVNNIFKNRTVTSTQSPVQKASKIDTLVNKIIPMMSVSEKMDEVWDVVVGTKSSVDDLVPKSDELLTQTQRQERAIGQIHNDLRLKTNLIIENLDIVEKRLKKQEDDVATLAQRPVPAELLLDPTIDRLVEYAPNSPASTGSVGNSSGPTSPRPTSRKGGIIFPSVKNKPIIGNNTFASEIVANYKDVKGYSCVDLLNAGMRESGVYYLQIRGTTYWFLKVYCEQNVADGGWTVIHRRDDYGIPAENFNRDWGDYKNGFGDPSKEFWLGNENIYMLTNNDDYMLRVELEDFDGNKRYAQYSHFKIYSEAEYYKLEIEGYEGNAGDSLNDPWYGSNNSPFSTYNRDNDRSSLNCASMLKGGWWWKSCGRGLNGLYLHDPQDLTARQGIVWFRWRGWDYTLKRASMMIKPKGLQPNT from the exons ATGAGAAGAGTAGAGGCGCTAGATTCAAGAGTTAAtgacaatatacataaaactgACGCCATTATATCCAAACTGAGTAACTTAGATTTTAAACTTTTCAGTCACATTGTTCCAGGTGATGAACAGAGTGTTACAGACAATATAAATAGCAGAAAGaacgataataaaattaatagtgcTAACATGCTTGATAAAAAGCTGGAGTCCTTGGATCAAAAAGTTTCAGACATTGATACAAAATTAGTTggattaaaaacacaaatagaTAATAACTTCTTGCCTGTTGATGATATTAATGCAGAGGCAAGTGAAAAGAAGCCGATTAATCTCAACGTTATCGAAATAGCAAAAGGTCTTAACACAgaagtaataaatgaaataacaaaagaaGTAGATCAACTACGCACTTCAATGTCAACAGTAGACCGAAAATTACAATTCCACATTAATCTTGTCTCTGAAAACTTAGGAAAAGTGCTGTATATGATGGCTGACGTCCACGCAGCTATAGTGGAACCTGAATCCGCTTCCATTAATgttaacaacatttttaaaaatcgtaCAGTTACGAGTACACAGTCTCCAGTGCAGAAAGCTAGCAAAATTGATACATTAGTCAATAAAATTATTCCTATGATGAGTGTTTCGGAGAAAATGGATGAAGTATGGGATGTGGTGGTCGGAACAAAGAGCTCGGTTGACGATTTAGTCCCGAAGTCGGATGAACTCTTAACCCAAACACAACGACAAGAGCGCGCTATTGGCCAAATCCATAATGACTTACGTTTAAAAACAAATCTAATTATTGAAAATCTTGATATTGTGGAAAAAAGGCTAAAGAAACAGGAAGATGATGTAGCTACATTAGCACAGCGGCCAGTGCCTGCTGAATTACTGCTGGATCCTACTATCGACAGGCTGGTGGAGTATGCGCCAAACAG CCCGGCAAGTACTGGCAGCGTCGGCAACAGTTCTGGCCCCACTAGTCCTCGCCCCACGAGCCGCAAGGGTGGCATCATCTTTCCCAGCGTCAAAAACAAGCCCATCATCGGCAACAACACGTTCGCTTCGGAGATCGTCGCGAACTACAAGGACGTCAAA GGCTATTCGTGCGTGGACCTTCTAAACGCTGGTATGCGAGAGTCGGGCGTTTACTACCTGCAGATACGAGGCACTACGTACTGGTTCCTTAAAGTGTACTGTGAACAGAATGTTGCCGACGGCGGATGGACG GTTATCCACCGACGTGATGATTATGGTATCCCAGCAGAAAATTTCAACCGGGATTGGGGTGACTACAAAAATGGATTTGGTGATCCTAGCAAAGAGTTCTGGTTAGgcaatgaaaatatttacatgCTGACAAACAATGACGATTATATGCTTAGGGTGGAATTAGAAGACTTTGACGGTAACAAGAG GTATGCTCAATATTCGCACTTCAAGATATACTCTGAAGCGGAATACTACAAACTGGAGATCGAAGGCTACGAGGGAAATGCCGGCGATTCTCTGAACGACCCCTGGTACGGGTCAAACAACAGCCCCTTCTCTACATACAACAG AGATAACGACCGGTCGTCACTTAACTGCGCGTCCATGCTGAAAGGCGGATGGTGGTGGAAGTCATGCGGACGCGGCCTCAACGGCCTCTACCTGCATGACCCACAGGACCTCACAGCGAGACAAG GCATCGTTTGGTTCCGCTGGCGAGGCTGGGACTACACGCTCAAGCGAGCATCCATGATGATCAAGCCCAAAGGCTTGCAACCAAACACATGA
- the LOC120636294 gene encoding angiopoietin-related protein 2 isoform X5, with translation MRRVEALDSRVNDNIHKTDAIISKLSNLDFKLFSHIVPGDEQSVTDNINSRKNDNKINSANMLDKKLESLDQKVSDIDTKLVGLKTQIDNNFLPVDDINAEASEKKPINLNVIEIAKGLNTEVINEITKEVDQLRTSMSTVDRKLQFHINLVSENLGKVLYMMADVHAAIVEPESASINVNNIFKNRTVTSTQSPVQKASKIDTLVNKIIPMMSVSEKMDEVWDVVVGTKSSVDDLVPKSDELLTQTQRQERAIGQIHNDLRLKTNLIIENLDIVEKRLKKQEDDVATLAQRPVPAELLLDPTIDRLVEYAPNRYRVDEPSTDPTTSTIPMTTPPPTGATVTVTPASTGSVGNSSGPTSPRPTSRKGGIIFPSVKNKPIIGNNTFASEIVANYKDVKGYSCVDLLNAGMRESGVYYLQIRGTTYWFLKVYCEQNVADGGWTVIHRRDDYGIPAENFNRDWGDYKNGFGDPSKEFWLGNENIYMLTNNDDYMLRVELEDFDGNKRYAQYSHFKIYSEAEYYKLEIEGYEGNAGDSLNDPWYGSNNSPFSTYNRDNDRSSLNCASMLKGGWWWKSCGRGLNGLYLHDPQDLTARQGIVWFRWRGWDYTLKRASMMIKPKGLQPNT, from the exons ATGAGAAGAGTAGAGGCGCTAGATTCAAGAGTTAAtgacaatatacataaaactgACGCCATTATATCCAAACTGAGTAACTTAGATTTTAAACTTTTCAGTCACATTGTTCCAGGTGATGAACAGAGTGTTACAGACAATATAAATAGCAGAAAGaacgataataaaattaatagtgcTAACATGCTTGATAAAAAGCTGGAGTCCTTGGATCAAAAAGTTTCAGACATTGATACAAAATTAGTTggattaaaaacacaaatagaTAATAACTTCTTGCCTGTTGATGATATTAATGCAGAGGCAAGTGAAAAGAAGCCGATTAATCTCAACGTTATCGAAATAGCAAAAGGTCTTAACACAgaagtaataaatgaaataacaaaagaaGTAGATCAACTACGCACTTCAATGTCAACAGTAGACCGAAAATTACAATTCCACATTAATCTTGTCTCTGAAAACTTAGGAAAAGTGCTGTATATGATGGCTGACGTCCACGCAGCTATAGTGGAACCTGAATCCGCTTCCATTAATgttaacaacatttttaaaaatcgtaCAGTTACGAGTACACAGTCTCCAGTGCAGAAAGCTAGCAAAATTGATACATTAGTCAATAAAATTATTCCTATGATGAGTGTTTCGGAGAAAATGGATGAAGTATGGGATGTGGTGGTCGGAACAAAGAGCTCGGTTGACGATTTAGTCCCGAAGTCGGATGAACTCTTAACCCAAACACAACGACAAGAGCGCGCTATTGGCCAAATCCATAATGACTTACGTTTAAAAACAAATCTAATTATTGAAAATCTTGATATTGTGGAAAAAAGGCTAAAGAAACAGGAAGATGATGTAGCTACATTAGCACAGCGGCCAGTGCCTGCTGAATTACTGCTGGATCCTACTATCGACAGGCTGGTGGAGTATGCGCCAAACAGATATAGAGTGGACGAGCCCTCTACTGATCCTACTACTAGTACAATTCCGATGACCACTCCTCC TCCGACGGGTGCGACTGTAACTGTGACCCCGGCAAGTACTGGCAGCGTCGGCAACAGTTCTGGCCCCACTAGTCCTCGCCCCACGAGCCGCAAGGGTGGCATCATCTTTCCCAGCGTCAAAAACAAGCCCATCATCGGCAACAACACGTTCGCTTCGGAGATCGTCGCGAACTACAAGGACGTCAAA GGCTATTCGTGCGTGGACCTTCTAAACGCTGGTATGCGAGAGTCGGGCGTTTACTACCTGCAGATACGAGGCACTACGTACTGGTTCCTTAAAGTGTACTGTGAACAGAATGTTGCCGACGGCGGATGGACG GTTATCCACCGACGTGATGATTATGGTATCCCAGCAGAAAATTTCAACCGGGATTGGGGTGACTACAAAAATGGATTTGGTGATCCTAGCAAAGAGTTCTGGTTAGgcaatgaaaatatttacatgCTGACAAACAATGACGATTATATGCTTAGGGTGGAATTAGAAGACTTTGACGGTAACAAGAG GTATGCTCAATATTCGCACTTCAAGATATACTCTGAAGCGGAATACTACAAACTGGAGATCGAAGGCTACGAGGGAAATGCCGGCGATTCTCTGAACGACCCCTGGTACGGGTCAAACAACAGCCCCTTCTCTACATACAACAG AGATAACGACCGGTCGTCACTTAACTGCGCGTCCATGCTGAAAGGCGGATGGTGGTGGAAGTCATGCGGACGCGGCCTCAACGGCCTCTACCTGCATGACCCACAGGACCTCACAGCGAGACAAG GCATCGTTTGGTTCCGCTGGCGAGGCTGGGACTACACGCTCAAGCGAGCATCCATGATGATCAAGCCCAAAGGCTTGCAACCAAACACATGA
- the LOC120636294 gene encoding angiopoietin-related protein 2 isoform X4, translated as MRRVEALDSRVNDNIHKTDAIISKLSNLDFKLFSHIVPGDEQSVTDNINSRKNDNKINSANMLDKKLESLDQKVSDIDTKLVGLKTQIDNNFLPVDDINAEASEKKPINLNVIEIAKGLNTEVINEITKEVDQLRTSMSTVDRKLQFHINLVSENLGKVLYMMADVHAAIVEPESASINVNNIFKNRTVTSTQSPVQKASKIDTLVNKIIPMMSVSEKMDEVWDVVVGTKSSVDDLVPKSDELLTQTQRQERAIGQIHNDLRLKTNLIIENLDIVEKRLKKQEDDVATLAQRPVPAELLLDPTIDRLVEYAPNRYRVDEPSTDPTTSTIPMTTPPRFTKSNRHLIYSPTISSNSSSSPTGATVTVTPASTGSVGNSSGPTSPRPTSRKGGIIFPSVKNKPIIGNNTFASEIVANYKDVKGYSCVDLLNAGMRESGVYYLQIRGTTYWFLKVYCEQNVADGGWTVIHRRDDYGIPAENFNRDWGDYKNGFGDPSKEFWLGNENIYMLTNNDDYMLRVELEDFDGNKRYAQYSHFKIYSEAEYYKLEIEGYEGNAGDSLNDPWYGSNNSPFSTYNRDNDRSSLNCASMLKGGWWWKSCGRGLNGLYLHDPQDLTARQGIVWFRWRGWDYTLKRASMMIKPKGLQPNT; from the exons ATGAGAAGAGTAGAGGCGCTAGATTCAAGAGTTAAtgacaatatacataaaactgACGCCATTATATCCAAACTGAGTAACTTAGATTTTAAACTTTTCAGTCACATTGTTCCAGGTGATGAACAGAGTGTTACAGACAATATAAATAGCAGAAAGaacgataataaaattaatagtgcTAACATGCTTGATAAAAAGCTGGAGTCCTTGGATCAAAAAGTTTCAGACATTGATACAAAATTAGTTggattaaaaacacaaatagaTAATAACTTCTTGCCTGTTGATGATATTAATGCAGAGGCAAGTGAAAAGAAGCCGATTAATCTCAACGTTATCGAAATAGCAAAAGGTCTTAACACAgaagtaataaatgaaataacaaaagaaGTAGATCAACTACGCACTTCAATGTCAACAGTAGACCGAAAATTACAATTCCACATTAATCTTGTCTCTGAAAACTTAGGAAAAGTGCTGTATATGATGGCTGACGTCCACGCAGCTATAGTGGAACCTGAATCCGCTTCCATTAATgttaacaacatttttaaaaatcgtaCAGTTACGAGTACACAGTCTCCAGTGCAGAAAGCTAGCAAAATTGATACATTAGTCAATAAAATTATTCCTATGATGAGTGTTTCGGAGAAAATGGATGAAGTATGGGATGTGGTGGTCGGAACAAAGAGCTCGGTTGACGATTTAGTCCCGAAGTCGGATGAACTCTTAACCCAAACACAACGACAAGAGCGCGCTATTGGCCAAATCCATAATGACTTACGTTTAAAAACAAATCTAATTATTGAAAATCTTGATATTGTGGAAAAAAGGCTAAAGAAACAGGAAGATGATGTAGCTACATTAGCACAGCGGCCAGTGCCTGCTGAATTACTGCTGGATCCTACTATCGACAGGCTGGTGGAGTATGCGCCAAACAGATATAGAGTGGACGAGCCCTCTACTGATCCTACTACTAGTACAATTCCGATGACCACTCCTCC CCGTTTTACGAAGTCTAATCGTCATCTGATATACAGCCCGACAATTTCGAGCAACTCCAGTTCAAGTCCGACGGGTGCGACTGTAACTGTGACCCCGGCAAGTACTGGCAGCGTCGGCAACAGTTCTGGCCCCACTAGTCCTCGCCCCACGAGCCGCAAGGGTGGCATCATCTTTCCCAGCGTCAAAAACAAGCCCATCATCGGCAACAACACGTTCGCTTCGGAGATCGTCGCGAACTACAAGGACGTCAAA GGCTATTCGTGCGTGGACCTTCTAAACGCTGGTATGCGAGAGTCGGGCGTTTACTACCTGCAGATACGAGGCACTACGTACTGGTTCCTTAAAGTGTACTGTGAACAGAATGTTGCCGACGGCGGATGGACG GTTATCCACCGACGTGATGATTATGGTATCCCAGCAGAAAATTTCAACCGGGATTGGGGTGACTACAAAAATGGATTTGGTGATCCTAGCAAAGAGTTCTGGTTAGgcaatgaaaatatttacatgCTGACAAACAATGACGATTATATGCTTAGGGTGGAATTAGAAGACTTTGACGGTAACAAGAG GTATGCTCAATATTCGCACTTCAAGATATACTCTGAAGCGGAATACTACAAACTGGAGATCGAAGGCTACGAGGGAAATGCCGGCGATTCTCTGAACGACCCCTGGTACGGGTCAAACAACAGCCCCTTCTCTACATACAACAG AGATAACGACCGGTCGTCACTTAACTGCGCGTCCATGCTGAAAGGCGGATGGTGGTGGAAGTCATGCGGACGCGGCCTCAACGGCCTCTACCTGCATGACCCACAGGACCTCACAGCGAGACAAG GCATCGTTTGGTTCCGCTGGCGAGGCTGGGACTACACGCTCAAGCGAGCATCCATGATGATCAAGCCCAAAGGCTTGCAACCAAACACATGA
- the LOC120636294 gene encoding angiopoietin-related protein 2 isoform X2, with protein sequence MRRVEALDSRVNDNIHKTDAIISKLSNLDFKLFSHIVPGDEQSVTDNINSRKNDNKINSANMLDKKLESLDQKVSDIDTKLVGLKTQIDNNFLPVDDINAEASEKKPINLNVIEIAKGLNTEVINEITKEVDQLRTSMSTVDRKLQFHINLVSENLGKVLYMMADVHAAIVEPESASINVNNIFKNRTVTSTQSPVQKASKIDTLVNKIIPMMSVSEKMDEVWDVVVGTKSSVDDLVPKSDELLTQTQRQERAIGQIHNDLRLKTNLIIENLDIVEKRLKKQEDDVATLAQRPVPAELLLDPTIDRLVEYAPNRYRVDEPSTDPTTSTIPMTTPPSYLINNSPTISSNSSSSPTGATVTVTPASTGSVGNSSGPTSPRPTSRKGGIIFPSVKNKPIIGNNTFASEIVANYKDVKGYSCVDLLNAGMRESGVYYLQIRGTTYWFLKVYCEQNVADGGWTVIHRRDDYGIPAENFNRDWGDYKNGFGDPSKEFWLGNENIYMLTNNDDYMLRVELEDFDGNKRYAQYSHFKIYSEAEYYKLEIEGYEGNAGDSLNDPWYGSNNSPFSTYNRDNDRSSLNCASMLKGGWWWKSCGRGLNGLYLHDPQDLTARQGIVWFRWRGWDYTLKRASMMIKPKGLQPNT encoded by the exons ATGAGAAGAGTAGAGGCGCTAGATTCAAGAGTTAAtgacaatatacataaaactgACGCCATTATATCCAAACTGAGTAACTTAGATTTTAAACTTTTCAGTCACATTGTTCCAGGTGATGAACAGAGTGTTACAGACAATATAAATAGCAGAAAGaacgataataaaattaatagtgcTAACATGCTTGATAAAAAGCTGGAGTCCTTGGATCAAAAAGTTTCAGACATTGATACAAAATTAGTTggattaaaaacacaaatagaTAATAACTTCTTGCCTGTTGATGATATTAATGCAGAGGCAAGTGAAAAGAAGCCGATTAATCTCAACGTTATCGAAATAGCAAAAGGTCTTAACACAgaagtaataaatgaaataacaaaagaaGTAGATCAACTACGCACTTCAATGTCAACAGTAGACCGAAAATTACAATTCCACATTAATCTTGTCTCTGAAAACTTAGGAAAAGTGCTGTATATGATGGCTGACGTCCACGCAGCTATAGTGGAACCTGAATCCGCTTCCATTAATgttaacaacatttttaaaaatcgtaCAGTTACGAGTACACAGTCTCCAGTGCAGAAAGCTAGCAAAATTGATACATTAGTCAATAAAATTATTCCTATGATGAGTGTTTCGGAGAAAATGGATGAAGTATGGGATGTGGTGGTCGGAACAAAGAGCTCGGTTGACGATTTAGTCCCGAAGTCGGATGAACTCTTAACCCAAACACAACGACAAGAGCGCGCTATTGGCCAAATCCATAATGACTTACGTTTAAAAACAAATCTAATTATTGAAAATCTTGATATTGTGGAAAAAAGGCTAAAGAAACAGGAAGATGATGTAGCTACATTAGCACAGCGGCCAGTGCCTGCTGAATTACTGCTGGATCCTACTATCGACAGGCTGGTGGAGTATGCGCCAAACAGATATAGAGTGGACGAGCCCTCTACTGATCCTACTACTAGTACAATTCCGATGACCACTCCTCCGTCGTATCTAATTAACAACAG CCCGACAATTTCGAGCAACTCCAGTTCAAGTCCGACGGGTGCGACTGTAACTGTGACCCCGGCAAGTACTGGCAGCGTCGGCAACAGTTCTGGCCCCACTAGTCCTCGCCCCACGAGCCGCAAGGGTGGCATCATCTTTCCCAGCGTCAAAAACAAGCCCATCATCGGCAACAACACGTTCGCTTCGGAGATCGTCGCGAACTACAAGGACGTCAAA GGCTATTCGTGCGTGGACCTTCTAAACGCTGGTATGCGAGAGTCGGGCGTTTACTACCTGCAGATACGAGGCACTACGTACTGGTTCCTTAAAGTGTACTGTGAACAGAATGTTGCCGACGGCGGATGGACG GTTATCCACCGACGTGATGATTATGGTATCCCAGCAGAAAATTTCAACCGGGATTGGGGTGACTACAAAAATGGATTTGGTGATCCTAGCAAAGAGTTCTGGTTAGgcaatgaaaatatttacatgCTGACAAACAATGACGATTATATGCTTAGGGTGGAATTAGAAGACTTTGACGGTAACAAGAG GTATGCTCAATATTCGCACTTCAAGATATACTCTGAAGCGGAATACTACAAACTGGAGATCGAAGGCTACGAGGGAAATGCCGGCGATTCTCTGAACGACCCCTGGTACGGGTCAAACAACAGCCCCTTCTCTACATACAACAG AGATAACGACCGGTCGTCACTTAACTGCGCGTCCATGCTGAAAGGCGGATGGTGGTGGAAGTCATGCGGACGCGGCCTCAACGGCCTCTACCTGCATGACCCACAGGACCTCACAGCGAGACAAG GCATCGTTTGGTTCCGCTGGCGAGGCTGGGACTACACGCTCAAGCGAGCATCCATGATGATCAAGCCCAAAGGCTTGCAACCAAACACATGA